A genomic window from Leptospira andrefontaineae includes:
- a CDS encoding GAF domain-containing SpoIIE family protein phosphatase — MSCVFCGEFYLPDGKLKDGKFLCNTCGREWILEKRKRNRIKPPEVHALSNEILLEFLSLFNTSPNLDDLLQNFTNLAFRKLNLPGISVMVYEPRLDRILVKSCKNKKGPALEKLAFRMEIKKGEQNGPLGQAIETCKSVYYRFDEQPHKQIRQYGRVNKVESELSVPIHLKKEVLGLINVDYEKDDPIQAEKDRYFLELIASQFATTLKNRILFEVSQTQSRNFRNLHSAALKLSSLGFKYRTEIFRVILLSLTEFSESNLFVLLERKIDEAGKTISTEGHILTGSPRAPEIKLNVQLKGEWNVLKKLTESAILMDSVDLKEWKTLGSNGKKKHLAILPVLRSDNSEIWILLAKEEELHWSPEEIDVLNAFAVQAGISIQNFHLFHQRAEKERLDKEIEIARDLQRSLLPRKMPDHPNYEFGGIMVPAVGVGGDYYDFITHPTNKETYVCIGDVSGKGVPAGIVMATVRTVIHSLVRKNPSPWEILQTVNTYLYQNYFKDIVSPRFMSLTIIHWDRNENRFVFSGGGQGNILVYRKKENRLEEIPTGGVVLGIDPDIDHFENSGEFNLEPGDFFLMFTDGVWEAMDPSEDFFEMERLHKCVFEARKESLPLLLETVLKKIKNFTGEREQTDDITLIGVKRLK; from the coding sequence CTGTGGAAGAGAATGGATCTTAGAAAAAAGAAAACGAAATAGGATCAAACCTCCTGAAGTCCATGCATTATCTAACGAGATCTTATTAGAATTTCTTTCTCTTTTTAATACTAGCCCGAATCTGGACGACCTTCTTCAAAATTTTACTAACCTAGCATTCAGAAAATTGAATCTTCCCGGGATCTCAGTCATGGTGTATGAGCCAAGATTGGATCGTATCCTAGTAAAATCCTGCAAAAATAAAAAAGGTCCTGCTTTAGAAAAATTAGCATTCAGGATGGAAATCAAAAAAGGAGAACAGAACGGCCCCTTAGGGCAAGCAATCGAAACTTGCAAATCCGTTTATTATAGGTTTGATGAACAACCTCATAAACAAATCAGACAATATGGTCGTGTAAATAAAGTAGAATCAGAACTTTCAGTCCCAATCCATCTCAAAAAAGAAGTATTAGGATTAATTAATGTAGATTATGAAAAAGATGATCCGATCCAAGCGGAGAAGGATCGTTATTTTCTGGAATTGATCGCAAGTCAATTTGCAACCACTTTAAAAAATAGGATCCTTTTCGAAGTATCTCAAACCCAATCCAGAAATTTCAGAAATCTTCACTCTGCTGCTTTAAAACTAAGTAGTTTAGGATTTAAATATAGGACCGAAATTTTTCGGGTCATTCTTCTTTCTTTAACCGAATTTTCAGAAAGTAATCTTTTCGTTTTGTTAGAAAGAAAAATAGATGAGGCAGGAAAAACTATCTCTACAGAAGGACATATACTTACAGGAAGTCCAAGAGCACCAGAAATCAAATTAAATGTACAATTAAAAGGAGAATGGAACGTACTTAAAAAATTAACAGAATCAGCCATCCTAATGGATTCCGTCGATTTGAAAGAGTGGAAAACATTAGGGAGTAACGGGAAGAAAAAACATTTAGCGATCTTACCTGTATTGCGTTCCGATAATTCAGAGATTTGGATACTTCTCGCCAAAGAAGAAGAACTACATTGGAGCCCTGAAGAAATTGATGTATTAAATGCATTTGCAGTCCAAGCTGGGATTTCCATACAAAATTTTCACTTATTCCACCAGAGAGCTGAAAAAGAAAGATTAGATAAAGAAATAGAGATCGCAAGAGATTTACAAAGATCCTTACTTCCTAGAAAAATGCCCGATCATCCGAATTACGAATTTGGAGGGATCATGGTTCCTGCAGTTGGAGTTGGTGGGGACTATTACGATTTTATAACACATCCAACAAACAAAGAAACTTATGTTTGTATCGGAGACGTGAGCGGAAAAGGGGTCCCGGCAGGAATTGTAATGGCTACTGTTAGAACAGTGATCCATTCCTTGGTAAGAAAAAATCCAAGTCCTTGGGAGATTTTGCAAACCGTAAACACGTATCTATATCAGAATTATTTTAAGGATATTGTATCTCCTCGTTTCATGTCTTTGACAATCATTCATTGGGATCGAAACGAAAATCGTTTCGTATTCAGCGGCGGAGGCCAGGGAAATATCCTAGTCTATCGTAAAAAGGAAAATCGTTTAGAGGAAATTCCAACGGGTGGAGTAGTTTTAGGAATAGATCCCGACATAGATCATTTTGAGAACAGTGGGGAATTCAATTTAGAGCCAGGAGATTTTTTCCTGATGTTTACGGATGGAGTTTGGGAAGCCATGGATCCTTCCGAAGACTTTTTCGAAATGGAAAGACTTCATAAATGTGTTTTTGAAGCCAGAAAGGAAAGTCTTCCCCTTCTTTTAGAAACTGTTTTAAAAAAGATAAAAAACTTTACCGGGGAAAGGGAACAGACAGATGATATTACTTTAATAGGCGTAAAACGCTTAAAATAA
- a CDS encoding LIC10124 family lipoprotein, whose protein sequence is MGNNSFRNLIIFSLITSFGLTCSSVQKLNEPSKLIQEPYYKPIGDSESVFIFRESDTDFRVRKAGHEVPILAFSPIEYPKSVDKKLASYFEQEISLIWKDVKFSNAKISSDVWKNKAGLAQELKSKDVDVLVLGSIAESDAGWTFKFELKDSVDTISYGDFELSFKRPVSSEEVGAWNQAIFWKSSDRVISLESKQTTVPVWDRKPDLTRIKEIINSSIKGTLTVRASSGDTEILWKGKSLGNTPLTEVPIQEGIQDIQVVLKGKKPITKTIQVRAGKKSFLFQEWEEDRTLGSAKVITVPNGLSVSLDGYKQGETPFFRSNLTPGAYQLELLKESADGAYVYYEGILDVKPDRLVELALPYFGYGLLSELEFWKPSGEFGFSPFGPNGLEFAKKKKLSNGWNGVYSLPFIPEELEIEGYFLLPVDHGDGTVAVTFHLNGLSLGVEAGKEKVSIFQFPSDGKTISTYKYLDVDKDIGRPFSFKTDLKTKKLSLYLGRDVVWQGDLPAGGLWTISVLTRGEEFREKTPIKDLKILYKGYK, encoded by the coding sequence ATGGGGAACAATTCATTTCGTAATCTTATTATATTCTCTCTTATTACGAGTTTTGGGCTTACTTGCTCCTCAGTACAGAAGTTAAATGAACCTTCTAAGCTGATACAAGAACCGTATTACAAGCCGATAGGCGACTCCGAGAGCGTATTTATTTTTAGAGAATCCGACACTGACTTTCGGGTTCGCAAGGCGGGACACGAAGTCCCAATTTTAGCATTCTCTCCTATCGAATATCCTAAATCAGTGGATAAAAAATTGGCCTCTTACTTTGAGCAAGAGATCAGTTTGATCTGGAAAGATGTCAAATTCTCGAACGCAAAAATTTCTTCAGATGTATGGAAGAATAAAGCGGGATTAGCCCAAGAATTAAAATCCAAAGATGTGGATGTTTTAGTTTTGGGTTCAATAGCCGAATCTGATGCAGGTTGGACTTTCAAATTTGAATTAAAAGATTCGGTGGATACCATATCATATGGAGATTTCGAACTTTCTTTCAAACGTCCAGTTTCCAGCGAAGAAGTGGGAGCTTGGAATCAGGCGATCTTCTGGAAATCTTCCGATCGGGTTATTTCATTAGAATCCAAACAAACCACTGTTCCAGTTTGGGATAGAAAACCTGATTTAACTAGAATTAAAGAAATCATAAATTCTTCCATCAAAGGGACTTTAACCGTAAGAGCTTCCTCAGGAGATACAGAGATTCTTTGGAAAGGTAAATCATTGGGAAATACCCCATTGACCGAGGTGCCAATCCAAGAAGGGATCCAAGATATTCAAGTAGTCTTAAAAGGAAAAAAACCGATCACTAAGACTATCCAGGTTAGAGCGGGTAAAAAAAGTTTTCTTTTCCAAGAATGGGAAGAGGATCGTACATTAGGATCCGCTAAAGTAATTACAGTACCAAACGGATTATCCGTTTCTTTGGATGGTTACAAGCAGGGAGAAACTCCTTTCTTCCGGAGCAATTTAACTCCTGGTGCTTATCAGTTGGAGTTACTAAAAGAAAGCGCTGACGGTGCTTATGTTTATTACGAAGGGATCTTAGATGTAAAACCGGATCGTTTGGTAGAACTGGCACTTCCTTATTTCGGATACGGATTATTATCCGAGTTAGAATTCTGGAAGCCATCCGGAGAATTTGGATTTTCTCCTTTTGGGCCGAATGGTTTGGAATTTGCAAAAAAGAAAAAATTATCCAACGGTTGGAATGGAGTGTATTCTCTTCCATTCATTCCTGAAGAATTAGAGATCGAAGGTTACTTCTTACTTCCTGTAGATCATGGAGATGGAACTGTCGCTGTTACATTCCACTTGAATGGTCTTTCTTTGGGAGTTGAGGCCGGAAAAGAAAAAGTTTCCATCTTCCAATTTCCTTCCGATGGAAAAACGATCAGTACTTATAAATACTTGGATGTGGACAAGGATATTGGCCGCCCTTTTTCATTTAAAACGGATTTAAAAACTAAAAAGTTATCTCTATACTTGGGAAGAGATGTTGTTTGGCAGGGAGATTTACCTGCAGGAGGACTCTGGACTATTTCCGTTTTGACCAGAGGAGAAGAATTTAGGGAAAAAACTCCCATTAAAGATCTGAAGATTCTCTATAAGGGATATAAGTGA
- a CDS encoding PilZ domain-containing protein codes for MNPSQKVIPDLPADQRFYTRFRKDSRVKLFEGGNWSEGVLVDISMIGASILSNEDWIPGKKITIMSPMFTCEIPGEVIRKTISDMGQRYAIVFHDLCDSSILEILNKIAHCK; via the coding sequence GTGAATCCTTCTCAAAAGGTAATACCTGATTTGCCGGCGGATCAAAGATTTTATACAAGGTTCCGTAAAGACAGTCGGGTTAAACTTTTCGAGGGAGGAAATTGGAGCGAAGGTGTTTTGGTAGATATATCTATGATAGGAGCATCCATTCTTTCAAATGAGGATTGGATTCCTGGTAAAAAGATAACGATTATGTCACCAATGTTTACTTGTGAGATACCAGGAGAGGTTATTCGTAAAACGATTAGCGACATGGGGCAAAGATATGCGATAGTATTTCATGATCTTTGCGACTCAAGCATACTTGAGATACTTAATAAGATAGCTCATTGCAAATAA
- the yihA gene encoding ribosome biogenesis GTP-binding protein YihA/YsxC, translated as MEELQELKPDPFFREVRFLSSYADASKVPSKGIPHIAFAGRSNSGKSRLLNAIVERKSLAKVSATPGKTKLLNFFLVSKSLFLVDTPGFGYSANSHKDHEQMMDLLMNYLNSAKDLKCLFLLSDAQRELPDEELELIGTCFEKGTKPVLIRTKVDKLNQSELSKLRKKMKNIQGLYPMLEIVFVSPKYGKGLPELRKIIENMMKSLIIPPMEEDAIPQETNEQG; from the coding sequence ATGGAAGAACTCCAAGAATTAAAGCCGGACCCATTCTTTAGAGAAGTTAGATTTCTGTCTTCTTATGCAGACGCTTCTAAAGTTCCTTCCAAAGGTATCCCACATATTGCATTCGCAGGTCGTTCCAACTCCGGAAAGTCCAGATTATTAAACGCAATTGTAGAAAGAAAGTCCTTAGCAAAAGTTTCCGCAACTCCAGGTAAAACTAAACTTCTTAACTTCTTCTTAGTTTCAAAATCTTTATTCTTAGTAGATACTCCTGGTTTCGGTTATTCTGCAAATTCTCATAAAGACCATGAGCAGATGATGGACCTTTTGATGAATTATCTGAACTCGGCTAAAGATCTAAAATGTTTATTCTTATTATCAGATGCACAAAGAGAATTACCTGACGAAGAATTAGAATTGATCGGTACCTGTTTCGAAAAGGGAACTAAACCTGTTTTAATCCGTACTAAAGTAGATAAACTCAATCAGTCTGAACTTTCCAAACTTAGAAAGAAAATGAAAAATATTCAGGGATTATATCCTATGTTAGAAATCGTTTTCGTTTCTCCGAAGTACGGAAAAGGACTACCTGAACTCAGAAAGATCATTGAGAATATGATGAAATCATTGATCATTCCTCCGATGGAAGAAGACGCGATCCCTCAAGAGACTAACGAACAAGGTTGA
- the trmB gene encoding tRNA (guanine(46)-N(7))-methyltransferase TrmB, which produces MTSNFREKQWKIATRIPFTSDYFLKINSGSKLKKNDLFSEEFGTYYLELGSGWGEVAVSLARDNPNTGFILMEKKADRLRKTIRDLKEQDIKNVKLLSVNFNWFLEEIFEEGIFDEILLNFPDPWPKRRHHKHRTLNPRFLNTIHILLKNGGIFHFATDYGPYARKGIRLFRDDLRYKPVQSEFSLQRLNFPISHFEQEKREAGSRIYYLDRIKVPN; this is translated from the coding sequence ATGACATCGAATTTTCGTGAAAAACAATGGAAGATCGCTACTCGAATTCCCTTTACCTCTGATTATTTCTTAAAAATAAACTCCGGAAGTAAATTAAAAAAAAACGATTTGTTTTCTGAAGAATTCGGGACATATTATCTAGAGCTCGGCTCAGGTTGGGGAGAAGTAGCTGTATCCTTAGCTAGAGATAATCCAAACACCGGTTTTATTCTCATGGAGAAAAAGGCGGACCGTTTACGCAAAACAATCCGTGATCTAAAAGAACAAGATATCAAGAACGTTAAACTTCTTTCAGTGAATTTTAACTGGTTTTTAGAAGAAATTTTCGAAGAAGGTATCTTCGACGAGATACTTTTGAATTTTCCGGATCCTTGGCCTAAGCGCAGACATCATAAGCATAGAACTTTAAATCCTAGATTCTTAAATACGATCCATATTCTTTTGAAGAACGGCGGAATATTCCATTTTGCGACTGACTACGGCCCCTATGCTCGCAAAGGAATTCGTCTTTTTAGAGATGATCTTAGGTATAAGCCTGTTCAATCAGAGTTTTCTCTGCAAAGATTAAACTTCCCAATCTCCCATTTTGAGCAGGAAAAACGGGAGGCTGGCTCCCGTATCTATTATTTGGATCGGATCAAAGTCCCTAACTAA
- a CDS encoding FecR family protein → MLKSKNTLILMTLLAVSYLIACSPKTSSGQVKSEAVSSTAKIVWLNGDVKVQSAEGEKKAEFGQTVTAADTILTGKNGSVEIMVAESGIIKVSKETEVSIAALVGDDGTNVKVNLNYGRIVTLVRKENKNSDFRVVTPTALAGVRGTTFLTSVENPTGTKVNCAEAHCDVKFAVLEGSVAVSKVGEESEVILERNREITLKKNQKLTEKLILSLRPESVKELKGLIVLKKNDVLEYNNLVDELKASSEELRILSQASTVEEVRTQLQKREATRANADEVARTAQQVNETKYVQQDVQKEKLKLNPKETF, encoded by the coding sequence ATGTTAAAAAGTAAAAACACCCTAATTCTAATGACTCTACTGGCAGTTAGTTATCTAATCGCTTGTAGCCCTAAGACAAGCAGTGGCCAAGTAAAATCAGAAGCAGTATCTTCAACTGCTAAGATCGTTTGGCTCAATGGTGACGTAAAAGTCCAGTCCGCCGAAGGTGAAAAAAAAGCCGAATTCGGTCAGACAGTAACTGCTGCAGACACTATCCTTACCGGTAAAAACGGATCTGTAGAGATCATGGTTGCCGAAAGTGGTATCATCAAAGTTTCCAAAGAGACTGAAGTATCTATTGCTGCATTAGTTGGAGACGACGGAACTAACGTTAAGGTCAACCTGAACTACGGAAGGATCGTAACTTTAGTTCGTAAGGAGAATAAAAACTCCGATTTCCGTGTAGTAACTCCTACCGCTCTTGCGGGAGTTCGCGGAACTACTTTCTTAACTTCTGTTGAAAATCCTACAGGAACAAAAGTGAACTGTGCAGAAGCTCATTGTGATGTTAAATTCGCAGTGTTAGAAGGTTCTGTTGCAGTTTCTAAAGTTGGAGAAGAGTCCGAAGTCATTTTGGAAAGAAACAGAGAGATCACTCTGAAGAAAAACCAAAAATTGACCGAAAAACTGATCCTTTCTCTAAGACCTGAGTCAGTGAAAGAACTGAAAGGACTAATCGTTCTTAAGAAAAACGACGTTTTAGAATACAATAACTTGGTTGATGAATTGAAAGCATCCAGCGAAGAACTTCGTATTTTGAGCCAGGCTTCCACAGTGGAAGAAGTTCGTACTCAATTGCAGAAACGTGAAGCTACTAGAGCCAACGCGGACGAAGTAGCTAGAACAGCTCAGCAAGTGAACGAAACTAAATATGTCCAACAAGACGTTCAAAAAGAAAAGTTGAAACTCAACCCTAAAGAAACTTTCTAA
- a CDS encoding MBL fold metallo-hydrolase encodes MKIKLYGVRGSLPTPLSGSEYREKLERILESAHREFKEKNGTFSVPAFLQSLSPELLHPVGGNTTCVYVESAKGQKLIIDCGSGMRELGNDLLKEGIAQGGTIKILVTHTHWDHIQGWPFFKPGYIPSVQIDFYSTISNLKERFDRQQNPENFPITLDEMMSKKTFTLLQRQQTVQIGDFKVTPFLLKHPGNCTGYHIEENGKSFLFCTDVEVREEDLSEFDQLRAKFGSPDMLIIDAQYSSEEADRKIGWGHTSGRLAVRCGEVLGVNKLVLTHHEPDHPDEEIIRMFNQEKQSTALSEIVLAREADIFQL; translated from the coding sequence GTGAAAATAAAATTATACGGAGTAAGAGGATCACTTCCTACTCCGCTTTCCGGTTCAGAATATAGAGAAAAATTAGAAAGGATCCTAGAGTCTGCTCATAGGGAATTCAAAGAGAAGAACGGTACTTTTTCCGTTCCTGCTTTTTTACAATCTTTAAGCCCGGAACTGTTACACCCTGTGGGAGGAAACACCACTTGTGTATATGTTGAATCTGCAAAAGGTCAAAAATTAATTATAGATTGTGGTTCCGGAATGAGAGAACTGGGCAATGATCTTTTAAAAGAAGGTATAGCTCAAGGTGGCACTATCAAAATTTTAGTGACACATACTCATTGGGATCATATACAAGGTTGGCCTTTTTTTAAACCTGGATATATTCCAAGCGTTCAAATAGATTTCTATTCTACCATCTCCAATCTAAAAGAAAGATTCGATCGCCAACAAAATCCTGAGAACTTTCCGATCACTTTGGATGAGATGATGTCCAAAAAAACATTCACTCTTCTTCAAAGACAACAAACGGTTCAGATCGGCGATTTTAAAGTAACACCTTTCCTCTTAAAACATCCAGGTAACTGTACAGGTTATCATATAGAAGAGAACGGTAAAAGTTTCCTATTCTGCACAGACGTAGAAGTAAGAGAAGAAGACCTTTCCGAATTCGATCAATTACGCGCTAAATTCGGAAGTCCTGACATGTTGATCATAGACGCTCAATACAGTTCCGAAGAAGCAGATCGTAAAATCGGTTGGGGTCATACGTCCGGTAGATTGGCCGTTCGTTGTGGAGAAGTTCTGGGTGTAAATAAACTGGTTCTAACTCATCATGAACCAGATCATCCGGATGAAGAAATCATACGAATGTTCAATCAAGAAAAACAATCTACAGCCTTGTCCGAGATTGTATTAGCTAGAGAAGCAGATATATTTCAGCTCTAG
- a CDS encoding tetratricopeptide repeat protein, which produces MNRIFSRFIIFSIVSAFVVQCASKDFRKSNSQDAILEKDIIAAQKLKQASKLINEGNSAFQKGKFEVSLSKGREAVKAYPTAEGYYLIGSSEYRLGKTEDSLSSLKKGTELDPENEQILLTLGILYTSQGANKDALEVYSKLEKLPKVDGSAYTFKKAVLLKTIGKYDEAYSALKSIPEDKFKFKAQLYMQLGDTAVQVKDYEAAESYFEKARNADPDLTSAKQSASATKVAGLLEKGNAALKAKSYREAVQYFTSATQLDPKNPSPFVFLGNAKILSNDTDGAVKAFETSLKLKADYLEAYSGLASAYSKSGNNPKAISVLEKAIPFFPKNATIYNQIGLNQKSLGENAKAMVSFSKARELDPNYKEPVLNLVYLLASEHRYKTAKNELESLKPDEETKKVAAFLESSELIHEGDLRLRKGDTKSAKTYFDRAKAKDQDDPGVYTAYGRLYQISGDVKLSEQNYLKALSLQKGNLPALQGLIRLYSAQKNQSKVVQYTKELEAITGNDPLSGIVLARTYEDKKEFDKAENTYKSLMKKYPDNESIQFRLAFLYYKIALEENEKANYDSASSWLAKAEKLTKDLPEIAEAKQTIDQNRKFSEVVPTIQKANRLFDNKSYEKAVPLYQSAYDKTKKLTLYIKVAECYLAMGMEEKGISLLENSPEGSKNLAAQEAIYAFLLRKGEVDNAEKGFQKVLEKKQDSYYSHYQLGIIALQKKKFDAAIESFNRSWLLNPEFTASRIGKGIAYYNQNKSKEAKEEFESAMKADSENELAPYNIGIVLFNDNLLEQSVEIFKEIIKKNPDFPDAHFQLSYIYFKKGDLEAADAEIVKALELERDEKFLHARIRILSELKTKNPTNAEYKKLVIELGRELAEKYPNSPYSSQAERLVLSDSDTPVILQPFPNRGSLIGVPVIVNDLLLMNYGTSIEALDKNRAIRLWRITSTKPFRNVLADRRVYAFSDRSLEVRDQNSGSVFQTINLPGMFKKAMVSGDRILVETENSGKRTLTSYSDTFEENKSIPLDSKTWSASKKGQVFLVQSSSKEDKILYVDAKLTKDIDSAWTGTTNPRLLGATEDGTFFRTDKEIVYVSGKGKATKTEISDKAANLFSVRGNSLWFAGNDKIYRVDADSSSLKEIKISDKEVEGLLPGKKKDVIVLYKDNTAVRYDEKGETVWTYKLVQDSDNVYSLLYH; this is translated from the coding sequence ATGAATCGTATATTTTCTCGTTTTATAATATTCTCTATCGTTTCCGCATTTGTCGTACAATGTGCTTCTAAAGATTTCAGAAAATCGAATTCTCAAGATGCGATCTTAGAAAAAGACATCATTGCAGCTCAAAAATTAAAACAAGCATCTAAGCTTATTAACGAAGGGAACTCCGCTTTCCAAAAAGGAAAATTCGAAGTTTCTCTTTCTAAAGGTAGAGAAGCTGTAAAAGCATATCCTACTGCAGAGGGTTATTACCTGATCGGTTCTTCTGAATATCGTTTGGGTAAAACAGAAGATTCTTTGAGCTCTTTGAAAAAGGGAACTGAGTTAGATCCTGAAAATGAGCAGATCCTTTTGACTCTTGGAATTTTATACACATCTCAAGGAGCTAATAAGGACGCTCTTGAAGTTTATTCTAAATTAGAAAAACTTCCAAAAGTAGATGGAAGCGCTTACACATTCAAAAAAGCCGTATTGCTTAAAACTATCGGAAAATATGACGAGGCTTATTCGGCACTTAAGTCCATTCCGGAAGATAAGTTCAAATTTAAGGCTCAATTGTATATGCAATTGGGAGATACTGCTGTCCAAGTAAAAGATTACGAAGCGGCAGAGTCTTATTTTGAGAAAGCTAGAAATGCAGATCCGGATCTAACATCTGCAAAACAATCAGCTTCCGCAACTAAAGTGGCTGGTCTATTAGAAAAAGGAAATGCTGCTCTCAAAGCAAAAAGTTATAGAGAAGCGGTCCAATATTTTACTTCTGCTACTCAATTAGATCCAAAGAATCCTTCTCCATTCGTATTTTTAGGAAACGCTAAGATACTTTCTAATGATACTGATGGTGCCGTTAAAGCATTCGAAACATCTCTAAAATTGAAAGCGGACTATTTAGAGGCATATTCCGGTCTTGCATCTGCTTATAGTAAATCAGGGAATAATCCTAAGGCGATTTCCGTTTTAGAAAAGGCCATTCCTTTCTTCCCTAAAAACGCAACTATTTATAACCAAATCGGTTTGAACCAAAAGTCTTTGGGTGAAAATGCAAAGGCAATGGTTTCTTTTAGCAAGGCTCGCGAGTTGGATCCGAATTATAAGGAACCGGTCCTGAACCTTGTGTATCTTCTTGCGTCCGAGCATAGATATAAAACCGCTAAGAATGAATTAGAATCTCTAAAGCCAGATGAAGAAACGAAGAAGGTTGCCGCCTTCTTAGAATCTTCCGAGCTGATCCATGAAGGAGATTTACGTCTTCGTAAAGGAGACACTAAATCCGCAAAGACCTACTTTGATCGTGCAAAGGCAAAAGACCAAGATGATCCGGGAGTTTATACCGCTTACGGACGTTTGTATCAGATAAGTGGAGATGTTAAACTTTCAGAGCAGAATTATCTAAAAGCCCTTAGCCTTCAAAAAGGGAATCTCCCTGCTCTCCAAGGTTTGATTCGTCTTTATTCTGCTCAGAAAAACCAATCTAAAGTGGTTCAATACACTAAAGAATTGGAAGCAATCACTGGAAATGATCCGCTTTCCGGGATCGTATTAGCGAGAACTTACGAGGACAAAAAGGAATTCGATAAGGCAGAAAATACTTATAAAAGTTTAATGAAGAAGTACCCGGACAACGAATCTATTCAATTCCGTCTGGCTTTTCTTTATTATAAGATTGCTTTAGAAGAAAACGAAAAAGCAAATTATGATTCTGCAAGTTCTTGGTTAGCAAAAGCTGAAAAATTAACCAAAGATCTTCCTGAGATTGCAGAGGCCAAACAGACTATTGATCAGAACAGAAAGTTCTCCGAAGTAGTTCCTACTATCCAAAAAGCAAATCGTCTATTTGATAATAAATCTTACGAAAAAGCTGTTCCTCTTTATCAATCCGCGTACGATAAAACTAAAAAGTTAACTTTATATATAAAAGTAGCTGAATGTTATCTAGCGATGGGAATGGAAGAGAAAGGAATTTCTCTTCTAGAAAATTCTCCAGAAGGATCTAAAAATCTCGCTGCTCAAGAAGCGATCTATGCCTTTTTACTTAGAAAAGGAGAAGTGGATAACGCAGAGAAAGGTTTCCAAAAGGTTTTGGAGAAAAAGCAAGATTCTTACTATAGCCATTACCAGCTTGGGATTATCGCTCTTCAAAAGAAAAAATTCGATGCAGCGATCGAGTCCTTTAACCGTTCTTGGTTATTAAATCCTGAGTTTACCGCTTCCAGGATCGGTAAAGGGATCGCTTATTATAATCAGAACAAGAGTAAAGAAGCTAAAGAAGAATTCGAGAGTGCTATGAAAGCGGATTCTGAAAATGAATTGGCTCCTTATAATATTGGAATTGTTCTTTTTAATGATAATCTTCTGGAGCAATCGGTAGAAATATTTAAAGAAATCATAAAGAAGAATCCGGACTTCCCGGATGCACATTTCCAACTTTCTTATATCTATTTTAAAAAAGGTGATCTGGAAGCTGCGGATGCTGAGATAGTAAAGGCTCTTGAACTTGAAAGAGACGAAAAATTCTTACATGCGCGTATCAGAATTCTTTCGGAACTAAAAACTAAAAATCCTACTAACGCAGAGTACAAAAAATTAGTTATAGAATTGGGAAGAGAACTTGCGGAAAAATACCCGAATTCTCCTTATTCCAGCCAAGCAGAAAGATTGGTTCTTTCCGATTCTGATACTCCTGTGATCCTGCAACCATTTCCAAACCGAGGATCTTTGATCGGGGTTCCAGTCATTGTTAACGATCTATTATTGATGAATTATGGAACTTCTATCGAAGCATTAGATAAGAATAGAGCAATCCGTCTTTGGAGGATTACGAGTACTAAACCTTTCCGTAATGTTTTAGCGGATCGCAGAGTTTATGCTTTTTCAGATAGAAGTTTAGAAGTCAGAGACCAAAACTCTGGTTCCGTTTTCCAAACAATCAATCTACCTGGAATGTTCAAAAAGGCAATGGTTTCCGGTGATAGAATTTTAGTAGAAACTGAAAACTCTGGAAAGAGAACCTTAACGAGTTATTCAGATACTTTTGAAGAAAATAAATCCATCCCACTGGACTCTAAAACATGGTCTGCATCTAAAAAAGGACAAGTGTTCTTGGTACAATCTTCATCAAAAGAAGATAAGATCTTATATGTAGATGCGAAACTGACCAAGGATATAGACTCTGCTTGGACTGGAACTACGAATCCTAGATTGCTTGGAGCTACTGAAGATGGAACATTCTTCCGAACTGATAAAGAAATAGTATATGTTTCCGGGAAAGGAAAAGCAACTAAGACTGAAATTTCGGATAAAGCAGCGAATCTATTTAGTGTAAGAGGAAACTCTCTTTGGTTTGCAGGTAACGATAAAATTTATCGTGTGGATGCAGATTCTTCCAGCTTAAAAGAGATCAAAATTTCTGACAAAGAAGTCGAAGGTCTATTACCTGGCAAAAAGAAAGATGTGATCGTATTATATAAAGATAATACAGCCGTCAGATATGATGAGAAAGGGGAAACTGTTTGGACTTATAAATTAGTCCAAGATTCAGACAATGTTTACTCTTTATTGTATCACTAA